The segment AAGCCACTCAGCCTGCAGGTTTGTGTATGTTAATACACCCTGGTGAATACCTGGAGCAGGAGGATTGGTGAGAAACTGTGGAGTTGACAGAATATTCATACACAGGCTGGTAAACATAATCCCTGTTTCTGTATTGTGTACTCACATGATTCATCAGTGCCATTTGCATCAGGAACACACATTTAACTGGCATCAGCGCTGCCCTCTGAAGCGTTATTTCTGAGAGGGATGCTTAAATAAAAGTGTTTAACTTCTAAAGGGTTCTCATGAGGATGGGGATCCCACACTGAACCAGAGCAGCCACGTCCTGGCTGGATGCAGAGCAGTAGCCTTGGCCTGCTGTGATTTCTGCTTGTGTGGAGCATCCTGCAAAAAGAAGTTGGCCACAGCCACATATTCTGCAGCCAAGGAGTATGAACTGCTCTCTCCACTTGTGTCTGAAATCTGGCAGAGGTCTTCCCCTCATCTTTGTTGTGGGTTTTCTTTAATGAGATACGGATGACACGTTCCTTCGGAGCTGCTCGTATTTTAAGACTTAAAAGATCATCCAAGATCAGCCTTGGACCTTTTAACTCTAACTGAACGCTAAGTCCCTGTTTTTCCTCCAGGTTGTTGTGTTTGTGCAGCAGATGTGTGGATCTCGGGGCAGAACAAGAAATCCCTCACACAAGAAGTGTCATGGCAAAGCCTTGATCAGGTTGTCCCGTATGGGACTGATTTCCTTCAGCAGGTTGTTTGCAGTGGGGAAATGATTATGGGAATGTTTTAAAGCGTGGTTTTTTTAGGTATCATTCCCTGCCATATGGAATTGTTTTctcatctttttttctctgttgtttttgcATGTTTGTGTGTTGAATTACATCCGATGTAGTTTTAACATGGCGGTTTTGGCTTTAGATCTGACACCTCTGAACTGCTTTTTGTACTGCTCCTTCCCAAAGGCCTGTACTTCTTCCTGAGCTGGCGTTTTCATCCTCTCAGCCATTTGAGGAATTGATTTGGTTTTCCTCTTAGCTAACTCTTGTAAGGTTCAGTTGTTTTGATGTATGTAAAAGggagataaaaaaaaacttcctttgAGAATTTCAAAAATATCAGTGAGTTTGCAACCATCAGAAATGGAAGGTTCAGAGAGACAGAACTTGGCAAACACTTTCCTTTGTGCCAAGCTTGATTTACGTTGTGTCCAGAAACCCCAGTTGGGAAAAGCATCAGACAAAAGGTTCTAGATATAAAAAATGCACTGGTTTTGTAGTTTTCTTGTTGCTTCCTCAACTCTGGATGGAGGCTCCTGGCATGGAACATCCTGGCTGTGGCTCTGGCTTGTGGGCAGCCACAaaccccctgccccagcccaggacccccagccctctctgcagTTTGCtctgtgggctctgcagagtCTCACAGCCAGCGATCGCGGCTCAGTCGAGGCCCTTTTCAGGGTCACCCTGGCTTCGTTAACTGAGTGAGGATTAATCATATTAAGCTCTTAATTAGTTGGGCTGTGTGCCTGACACCGTGCAGCATCAGTGGGAGCCTTCCCAGTGCGTGGGAGGGTGTAGATGGGATGGAGGCTCTGGCTGTGTGCACgttccagctgcaggagccgCGGGTGttgctgtgacagctcctgccctCCTCACCCAGACACGGGttggcaggagctggcagctcGTGGCTGCTGCCTTATCTCTGGTGACAGGGATGTCCAGGCAAGGTGGACACTGGGTAATTCAGGGCCTCTGTAGCTAATTTGAAACCCTTCTTGCTTTAGCTGCCTTCTCTCCAAAACCTGGAGGGGGAAGTGCTCGCGTTCTGCTTGCTCAGCTGATGCCAGGGATGTTTCCtctttccccagctgctgtgtgagaGGCTGCAGCCATGTCTGACTTTGTGGAGAGCGAAGCAGAGGAGTCAGAGGAGGAGTACAACCAGGATGGGGAGGTTGTACCCAGAGTAACCAAGAAGTTTGTAGAGGAAGATGAGGATGGTGAGTTTGCTGAATTGTCTGTGTTCATTGCTGTTCTGTTCTGCATTCTGTGGCTCTGCAGATGGAGCAATAACTGTGCTATAACAGCAGGGCCATCTGTAGTCAATAATCTCAGCTGTTTGAGTGCTTCCCTTCCTCCAAGTGGTATTTATAATTGGCAATAAAAAATACGCTGCTTCGCCCTCGTGGGACTTGCAGTCACACAGTTTGATAGTAAATGGTAAAAGCAGAGGAATTCTCCCAGTGTGACCACTCCAcctgttccctctgcagagagaGCACAAGACAAGAAGTAGGGAtctggcaggagcagctggctgGGTTCTGTGTCAGTAGAAGTGTTCAGTTAAAACTCTGTGTGGATGGTGTGGAGGAGGATGCTGCTTGCACAGGTCCCAGTGGATAACCAGTGTCTAACAtgtgctgctctccatcccagatgaggaagaggaggagctgaACCTCGATGATCAGGATGAGCAGGGGAACCTGAAAGGATTCattaatgatgatgatgatgaggaagaagaggaggaagccAGTGACTCTGGAGACTCCGAGGATGATGTCGGCCACAAAAAGAGAAAGCGCAGTAAGTTTTGTGATGATTGTTACTAGCAGGGCAGGGTGTAATGCTGGCAGAGAGAACCCTCTGCCCTGGTCTGCATGAGCTGTGTAAGCTGTACCCTTTTGGGTTTAGTGTGTTCTCAGATTAGGAAAGTGAGAGTGTAACTTAGCTCTGCTGTCTTCTTTAGCTTTTGATGACCGCCTGGAGGATGATGACTTTGACCTCATTGAAGAAAACTTGGGCGTTAAAGTCAAAAGAGTGAGTTGTGTTCCCATGCTGCTGTTAATGGTGTGGTGTGTTTTAGCACAGAGGAGGGTGGGCTTCAGCCTGGCATGAGCAGACAGTGCCTCCCATCAGCTCCTGCCCTCTTGGAAAGGGAGAGCTGAGTGCTTGAAGGAAGCAGGATCTATCCCTGCCCAAGCAAATGGGACCTGGCTTCCCAGAGTTAGCAAAACACTTTTTTCTGGTGCCTAAAGTCTGCTGTGCTCCTCCCTTTCCACCTCTTCAGGACGGTCTCATCTTCCATTCCTGTTTGGTGCTAACCTCAAGGTCAGCACAGGCTGTTAGGGGCTCCAAAGCTCTTTCTGAAACATTAGAGTCACATCAaccagggcagcactggtggTGACAGCATGCAAGTGACACAGCTCCCAGGGGGGTGGCTTCTCTCCCCTGTGTGCCTGTGGTGTGCTCcatcctgctccctcccaggtGCCTGCAGAGGAAGTGCAGTGCTGAGCCAGGGGCTGTGAGAACTAACGAGGAATTGTCCTTGCAGCAAAAATTCAGGCGTGTGCGAAAAATGTCtgatgatgaggatgatgaaGCAGAAGATTATGGAAAGGAAGAACATGAGAAGGAAGCCATTGCTGAAGAAATCTTTCAGGATGGTGAAGGCGAGGAAGGAGGGGAAGCTGTGGAAGCTCCTGTTGCTCcacaggaagaggaagaggaggaggaggaagatgaatCTGGTGAGTGTGGATGGTCAGTTACATCCAGTGTTTGTCCTAGGATTAAAGCACAGAAACAAAGTTCAGACTTTGTCTGAACTAGAAGTATCCAAAAGGCTGTGACCCTGTCATGGTGAAGCTCTTAATTGTTCTGATTAGTACAGTCCTTAGAATTAAACGTTTCTGGGTGACAGGTTTAGTTTGTCTGTCTGAACCACTTTGTGCAGGAGCACTTTATTTGTGCTGATGCCTTGAACACCTCCCCTAAGCTGCctcaaaaatgaaaatgcttcAGAGGAAGGCACTCAAGGCAATGTTTAGGTACCTCATGGCACAGTGCATGCCTGCCCTACCCCTCTTCGGCATCAGCCTCTCACTGCTGCTACCTTACCAAAAAAGTTTCAAGAATTCTTTCTACTGTCCAAAGCAGCCAGGCCTTTCCTGACTGTATTTTCAGtgcactgagctgcagctcagatGGCTTTGCCTGGAAGTTTGTCTGGAAGGTTGTTCCAGCTTGTTACTGTGGTTCAGGCTCTGGACTGTGTGAGATTAGTGTAGGAGATGCTGTGGGGAGCTGGGCAGCctgacagccagcagcagcctaAGTGTGGTGGAGGCTCATGGTTGCACTGTCTGAACTTTGTCAGAGGTTCTGTATCTGAGTTCCCTGACCACTGAATTGTTTCTCAATGTCCAGACATTGATGATTTCATTGTGGATGATGATGGACAACCTCTGAAGAAGCCAAAATGGAGAAAGAAGCTTCCAGGATACACAGATGCGTAAGTATTGATTGGAAGTTGGCCTGGAGCCTTGAAAATAGTGCTCAGCTTATTTAGATCTTACGACTGCAGAGTGATTCAGCTTGTGGTTGGGTACTGCTGGTCTTCTTCCCAGAAGAAACCTGGTAAATTTAGACATAGAGCTTTTAGTGTGTGATTTCTGAAATGTGTgactctttccttttttcttttttcccttggattttttaaagggaTACCAAAACCAGGCCCTTAAGAGAAATATTTGCAGTAAAGCTCAGAGTTTGTTTGCTCATGTTTGTCCATGATTTTTTAGCCTGGGTGGAAAACTAAAGCTTAGACAGAGCCTGGCCTCCCCTGTGTGGCTGTAAAGATATTCTGTGAACTGCACTGTGGGGCTGAACaacagggttgttttttttgtttttgttttttgctttccaGTGCTTTGCAGGAAGCCCAGGAAATCTTTGGTGTGGACTTTGACTACGATGAGTTTGAGAAGTACAACGAGTACGATGAGGAGATGGAGGAGGAGTACGAGTACGAGGATGAGGAAACGGAAGGGGAGACCCGCGTGCGGCCCAAAAAGACCACCAAGAAACGCGTCAGTCGCCGCAGCATCTTCGAGATGTACGAGCCCAgtgagctggagagcagccacCTCACAGACCAGGACAACGAGATCCGCATGACAGACATGCCTGAGAGGTTCCAGGTGAGGcaaggggctgcagctctgcaggcagaagGCATTTTGGCTCCCAGGCCTGCGACCTGCAGGCTGGCAAGCTGCTGGATGGATTTTGGAAtatctttttccctctttgacGACCTTACCTGTCGAATGTACAAGCTAAAACTGCATTCAGGCATATCAGGGACATGGGAGCTGTTGTACCTGTTTGAATCTGTGTTTAGCTCCAGTCACAGCTTCCCTGTGGCCACTGGGTGCCAGTGTTGCAGTGCTGAAGTGCAGGGCTTGGGCTCTGCTGAGATGGCTTTGTGCTGGATGATGGTAGGAATCCCTTGGGCTGGACATATTGAGAGCAAGATGCAGTGCTAGAGAAGACATGGGAAGGTTTCTAGCTTACCTGATTGCCAGCCAACACATAACTGCTTGTAACCAACTTTACTCAAGGTGATGAGACTTACACTGCTCTCAATACAAAGTGCTGTTTGTGCTGTGAGGAATCCTTCTGGTGTCTCATATTTTTGTCTTAATTTTACGCTACATTCAGATTTTCACATAAAAATCCATCTCCCTTTAGTGTATGTTAATGTAATTCCACGCAGAGGTTTATTACCCTTCTCTGTGAAATAGCATGTGTGAAGCTGCCAGTTTTCCAAAggatctttttttccccatgccAGTCTGTGCCACAGGAGGAAATGCTGTCTGTGATGTCTTGTGGCTGTAGGTGGCCTGTTCACACATATTGTCCTCTTCATGGATGAAGAGGTGATTAAAGCAGCACCTCTGAAAGAGAAGTGGCTGATAATGGGTGCCCAGAGAGGCTTTGgagctgctttattttttgttactCCGTGGCTGCAGCAACAAAAGTGGTAACAAGGCACAGATAGATTGGAGCAGAGGACGTAACTGCAGAAAATTTTGGAGTCTGGTGGGAAGTGGAGATATCCTTACTTGATTTTCACAGCAGACTTTGCACCATTGCAGGCCTTTCCACAAGCCTTTGACAGGATTGTAGCTGCCTTTATCTAGTGTAAAGCTGATGCAGTTTCCTGTGTGCTCAGAAGGTGCAGACATTGAAGTGATATCCTTGGCCCCACATAGGTGGGGGTCCCCAGAGGTAACCTGTAGCTCGAAACAATAATTTCCAGGCTTCTTGGAAACATGGCAGTGCAAGCCCTGGTGTTGCATGTGCCTGTGCTCATGGTGTTGTCTCTTCCCAGCTGAGATCCATCCCAGTGAAGAGTGCTGAAGATGATGAGCTGGAGGAAGAAGCTGACTGGATTTATAGGAATGCATTTGCAACACCCACCATCTCCTTGCAGGTAAAGGGCTGTGCTTGGAGACTTGTTCCAGGGGTCTGCTGATAGGAATGTGGTGCCCAGTACCACCTTCATTTCTGGCTTTGAGCAGGTCAATTTGACTTGTGTGTGTTCATTTTTGCATCCACGAAACAGAGCAAAAAGGAACACAAAGAAGTTGAAAGAACCACAGTTTCTCAGCCTtaacctggggctgctcttttAGGGGCTCAGCTCAGGGATAGAGTGAACACAAtgtgtttctctttttcaggaAAGTTCTGACTACCTTGACCGTGGACAAGCCAGCAGCTTCAGCCGCAAGGGGCCCAGCACCATCCAGAAGATTAAAGAAGCCCTGAATTTCATGAGAAATCAGCATTTTGAGGTAATTTGCAGCTTCTCTTCATTACCAAAGTCTGTCTTCTTTTCCTGGCAGGATTAGCAGGGCTGTTGGAAACACTTAGGGCACTTAGAAGGGGCTGAGATACCATCCCTAGGTGCCTGTCCTGTGATGAAATTATCCTCCGTTAGGAACTGCAACTCATCTTATGTGAGCTGTGGCAATGCAGGTTTTTAAGGCCTGTTTGACAGAGTTGCTGTCATTGTCTTTCCCTGATTGTGGACAAATTGAGGCTGAATGAGGTGTGGGGATTTCTCTTGAGCCTTGCTTGGTCCTTCCAGTCTGTTCTCCAAAGTGTTGCCTGATGTTGCAGAAGTTTTTTGGCCTATGTGGTGTATTCTTTGGTGAAATAAGAGCTGCCTCATTAGTTTGTTGTCCCACGTGGAACAGGAGCTCTGTCTGGGTTCCTGGCTGGCAGGAACAGCCCAGTCCCCTCCATAGGGGGTGATGAGTCTCATTTCTGACCCAGGTCCCGTTCATCGCCTTCTACAGAAAGGAGTATGTGGAGCCAGAGCTGCACATCAACGACCTGTGGAGGGTCTGGCAGTGGGATGAGAAGGTGAGGAATATTTTCAGTGCTGGTTCTCCCATCAACATTTGTCCTCCTACCTAGCCTGATACTTTCAGCAGTTTGTTTTGGCCATGTTTGGGTTTCTTCGCATTTTTGCTGTCTTATGGTGGTAAAGGGATATCTGACGAAATAGAATTCCAAAAAATCCTTCCCCTTCACCGAATTCCTTTTGTGTAGTGACATTTCCTGCTAGCACTGCAGGTTGCTTCTCTGCTATCAGGTCCAAACctgaatttggggttttttctgttaTTATAATACATCTCTGAAATAAGACGTGCCGCATGTCACATTTGGCTTTGGATGAAGATTTTAATGATCATTTTTATATGATAAAtatcccaaaatcctggaagtCCCTgtttgggaaggaaggagacAGATAACACACTACAATGGGGTGTttcactgcaattcttttgttcTCGTGTCAGTGGACCCAGCTGAAGATCCGCAAGCAGAACCTGACTCGACTGTTTGAGAAGATGCAGGCTTACCAGTATGAGCAAATCTCTGCTGACCCAGACAAGCCCTTGGCTGATGGAATAAGGGCCCTGGATACTACTGACATGGAGAGGTAGGTGCCAGGACTTCTGTATTCATTCCAAAATTACTTAAAATGTCCATTGACTTGCCCAAACAGCACAGGCACTCTGGCCACTGCAGAGCACCCACAAAGCCAATCATGAGAAATACTTTAAATTCTTTTGGGAGACGAATCCAAGGGCTTCTCTTCCCGACCTGAGTCAGAGCAGGTTCCTTGAGTGTTGTGAGCATGACCTAGCTGCAGGCAGGGTGTAACATGCTGGCTTTCTGTAGGCTGAAGGATGTGCAGTCCATGGATGAGCTGAAGGACGTGTACAATCACTTCCTGCTGTACTATGGCAGAGACATCCCCAAGATGCAGAATGCTGCCAAGGCTGCTCGCAAAAAGCAAAAGCGTATCCGAGAGGATggtgaagaagaggaaggtTTGTCTCCTCACATTTGAAAGTTTTCTCCTTGTGGGCTGCTTGAAAATCCCGGTTTGAAAGAATCTGAAGAAAGTTTGGTGAAAAACCCATGTGTTTGCACAATGCATCTCTGCTGGTCATTCTATCTCAAGTTAGTTCCAGGTCTTTCAGGCACCTTTGAAATTGTTTAAGCTTTGCCACACAAGGTGCTTTCCAGTGGAATATGAATGCCACACTTTGTGGCAAAGGTGGCATCAGCAAACTTGATGCATATTCTAATGTGCAACCCAGAGATAACTCCTATTAAAACTGCACTGAAGATAGTGTTTCCAGGGTCTTTTTCCAGCCCTGAATAATTTTAAGGCCACTGCTAGCTTTGTGGGATTTAGGGGCTCTGTTGCACAGCGTAGGTTGTGTTTAATCTCTTTATTGTGCTCCTGACACACTCCAGCTGTCTGGATGCCTCTCTAATGTATCCTTCCTACAGGTGAAGGGGAGGATGCAGAGGATGATGAGCAGAAGGGGCCTGAGCTGAAGCAGGCTTCCCGAAGGGATATGTACACCATCTgccaggcagctgggctgggtaaggctctgctctgtcctgctgaaCGTGCAGTGGCCTGGCCCACATGCTCTGCTGTGGCTCACCTGTGGAAGGAAGACTGGTGGTTTTGCTCACTATTAGCTACAATACCCATGTCCTCattggtgttttggttttttccttttaccaGATGGCTTGGCTAAGAAATTTGGTCTGACACCTGAGCAGTTTGGAGAGAATCTCCGAGACAGTTACCAGCGTCACGAGACAGAGCAgttccctgcagagcccctggagctggccaAGGACTATGTGTGTAGGTCAGTGTGGGGGGGTCTTTGTGGAGTTACTGTGGATGTAACACAAGTGAGAGGATCTGGGGACAATTTTCTAAGCCTTCGTGTTGCCATTTTGCCTGCAGTCAATTCCCAAGCCCGGAAGCAGTGCTGGAAGGAGCTCGGTACATGGTGGCTTTGCAGATCGCCAGGGAGCCCTTGGTCAGACAGGTCCTGAGACAGACTTTCCAAGAACGAGCTAAAATCAACATTTCACCAACCAAAAAGGGGAAGAAGGTAAGGAAGGGAGCTCTGACTCTGTGGGTCAGTTCAGGGAAGGATCTAAATAACATACAAATGCTTGTTCTCCCATGTCAGTGGCAACTCTGAATAAatctcagagcagcagtgagctgggctgttgcagagcccagctcagcagtgtGCTGCATTTTTAGACTCAGCATTTTACCAGATGAGATGTTGCCTTCATTTATGGAAACAGTCTGTGTTTCTCTGGGACTGGAAAGGAATTCTCCAGTGTCCTGCTGGGGAAGGAAATGCAGACTGGCAGGCATAGGGCTGAGGGGGTATTGAATAAAAACCGTTGTCTGCTGTGGCATACAGAAGGATCTTTCTTCATGAATGCCCTGTGTGCATGCTGACTGTCTCTCCTCTTTCCCAGGATATTGATGAAGCCCACTATGCCTATTCCTTTAAATACATGAAGAACAAGCCTGTGAAGGAGCTGAGAGATGACCAGTTCCTGAAAATGAGCCTGGCAGAGGATGAGGCGTTGCTCACCATAGATATCAGCATTGACATGAAAGGAGTGGAGGGGTGAGTTCCcactggctgtgacatccctgacTTGGCAGAGATCATTCATGCAGTGCTCTTTGAGAACCTCTGTAACCCAAACTACTTCTGAAAGTCATGGCCTGGTAGTTTCCTGCACCTCAAAGTCAAGCAGCCTCTCAGGGTCGTGCTTTTTTCATCATCTTGTTGAGAACTTTAGCAGACATCTGTCTTACTCACTTAAAAGCAAACTCTGAAACCTTGGAATTTTTGCAGAAGATGATGCTTGTTTCCCAACCAACTTAGCTCCTTCCCTGCACATCTGAATGGCCACACTGTGTAGTATGGCTGTGATCTGTCTACAGCATCACTTCAGCAGCTAAAACAGCGTTGGATGGGATTTTCCCTAATTTTTCCAAGTAGCTACCTGCATCTGAGATGTGCAGGAATCTGCCGGTGATGGGTCCATGCAGGTGTCTGGAGCCTTTCTCTAtctccccttctcctttcttgCAGTTATGGCAGTGACCAGACGTACTTTGAGGAAATCAAGCAGTTCTATTACCGGGACGAGTTCAGTCACCAGGTGCAGGAGTGGAATCGGCAGCGCACCATGGCCATCGAGCGCTCCCTCAACCAGTTCCTCTACGTGCAGATGGCCAAAGAATTGAAGAACAAGCTCTTAGTGGAGGCCAAGGAGTATGTCCTCAAGGTGAGATgaggcacaggtttgaggcagagctgggcttgCAAACACTGGCGGCCCTGCAGTGTTCTGGGGATAGCTGCTGACAGCTCATACACTTcttggggaggaggaggaggcagggattgaatCAGGTTCAACTTCCTCTCCAGAGGAGGGTTATGCCAGGCCCCTACAGTGGATTTTCTCACTCCTCTTTGTCCTTTCTCTGCTCTCCCAGGCCTGCAGCCGCAAACTTTACAACTGGCTGAAGGTTGCTGCGTACAGGCCAGATCAGCAGGTGGAGGAAGACGATGATTTCATGGATGAGAACCAAGGGAAGGGGATCCGCGTGCTGGGCATTGCCTTTTCATCAGCCAGGTAGGAGGGAGGGAATGGTGTCGGGATGTACGTCCAGCTTTACCAGTCCTCCATGTCTGAGTGGTCTCTGTTTGACAGGGACCACCCTGTGTTTTGTGCCCTCGTTAATGGAGAGGGTGAGGTGACAGATTTCCTCCGACTGCCACATTTCACAAAGAGAAGGAATGCCTGGCgtgaggaggagagggaaaagaaggTGAGCCGTGGTGCAGCTGCTACTAAGATGAATGTATGTATCTCAGAACAGAAACCCTCTAGCTTTTCTACTCTGATTTTCTACTTTCCTTTCCAGGCCCAGGATATTGAAACATTGAAAAAATTCCTCCTGAACAAGAAGCCTCATGTGGTGACAATTGCAGGCGAGAACAGGTCAGTCTTTGTGCTGCTTCCACTTGCCAGTCTCTTTGCAGTCCTTTCCTTGTGCCTGTCTACATTTCACTGTTTCCAGgacccagctctgtgctctccCCTCAGTCCCCTTGGCTGTCTCTCCCTAGGGATGCTCAGATGCTGATGGAGGATGTAAAGAGAATTGTTCATGAGCTGGACCAAGGGCAGCAGCTGTCCTCTATCGGAGTGGAGCTGGTGGACAATGAACTGGCCATCCTCTACATGAACAGCAAGAAGTCTGAGGTGAACCTTCTGCTACTCCCTTAGTCTCTCCCTTAGTCTGTTGCTCATTCATGCTGTGTCATCCTCCATTTGTTGTGCTGGCCTTGCATCATCCTCTGTCTCATATGATCCATCTGGACAGTCACGTACTGATCTTTGGATCAAGGCAAAACATCTTAGGCTTCCCTGAAGAGATCAGCACCAGCAGATGCACAAAGTGGATATTGATGTAGTTGGAAATTAGTGAGATTGTTCCATTACTAATTGCATAAAAGCTCCTGGGAGCCTTTGACCTCAGCTTTCTTTGCCCTGAGCACCAAGTGCTTCCTTGCTGCAGTCCCTGTCTGATGTGTCTTTGCTGCTTGTGGTACAAAGTGTGAAAACACCACGAGGGTTTTCCCTGACTCTGTGTCCTGTTGCAGAATGAATTCCGGGATTACCCCCCTCTGCTGCGTCAGGCCGTGTCCCTCGCTCGCCGCATCCAGGACCCCCTCATAGAGTTTGCCCAAGTCTGCAGCTCAGATGAGGATATTCTCTGCCTGAAACTCCACCCTCTGCAGGTAAATTTTCCTTGGGCAAGAAAGATCCTTCTCTGCAAGAGAAAGCAGCCTGTGAGGGTTTGCTTTCAAAGAAGAGGTTTCCAAGTTAAACTTGTGCAAGTTCTGCCTGTTCTGTGCCATATTCAGGCTACACAgcaccttccttttttttttttttgcttttttctcatCGGCCTTTAGGCTGTTCTCAGAGGTAGAACAGCCTTTAGGCTGTTCTCTGAGGTGCAACACAGCTCCTGGGTGCCAGTGTGTTGTGTTTGGCTCGTGGCAGAGGGTTGCAGAGACCCATCTTTTCCAGGGCTAACACCTCTTTTCTCTGCCAGGAGCACGTGgtgaaggaggagctgctgaacGCGCTCTACTGCGAATTCATCAACCGTGTGAACGAGGTGGGGGTGGATGTGAACAGGGCCATTGCT is part of the Anomalospiza imberbis isolate Cuckoo-Finch-1a 21T00152 chromosome 20, ASM3175350v1, whole genome shotgun sequence genome and harbors:
- the SUPT6H gene encoding transcription elongation factor SPT6 isoform X1, translated to MSDFVESEAEESEEEYNQDGEVVPRVTKKFVEEDEDDEEEEELNLDDQDEQGNLKGFINDDDDEEEEEEASDSGDSEDDVGHKKRKRTFDDRLEDDDFDLIEENLGVKVKRQKFRRVRKMSDDEDDEAEDYGKEEHEKEAIAEEIFQDGEGEEGGEAVEAPVAPQEEEEEEEEDESDIDDFIVDDDGQPLKKPKWRKKLPGYTDAALQEAQEIFGVDFDYDEFEKYNEYDEEMEEEYEYEDEETEGETRVRPKKTTKKRVSRRSIFEMYEPSELESSHLTDQDNEIRMTDMPERFQLRSIPVKSAEDDELEEEADWIYRNAFATPTISLQESSDYLDRGQASSFSRKGPSTIQKIKEALNFMRNQHFEVPFIAFYRKEYVEPELHINDLWRVWQWDEKWTQLKIRKQNLTRLFEKMQAYQYEQISADPDKPLADGIRALDTTDMERLKDVQSMDELKDVYNHFLLYYGRDIPKMQNAAKAARKKQKRIREDGEEEEGEGEDAEDDEQKGPELKQASRRDMYTICQAAGLDGLAKKFGLTPEQFGENLRDSYQRHETEQFPAEPLELAKDYVCSQFPSPEAVLEGARYMVALQIAREPLVRQVLRQTFQERAKINISPTKKGKKDIDEAHYAYSFKYMKNKPVKELRDDQFLKMSLAEDEALLTIDISIDMKGVEGYGSDQTYFEEIKQFYYRDEFSHQVQEWNRQRTMAIERSLNQFLYVQMAKELKNKLLVEAKEYVLKACSRKLYNWLKVAAYRPDQQVEEDDDFMDENQGKGIRVLGIAFSSARDHPVFCALVNGEGEVTDFLRLPHFTKRRNAWREEEREKKAQDIETLKKFLLNKKPHVVTIAGENRDAQMLMEDVKRIVHELDQGQQLSSIGVELVDNELAILYMNSKKSENEFRDYPPLLRQAVSLARRIQDPLIEFAQVCSSDEDILCLKLHPLQEHVVKEELLNALYCEFINRVNEVGVDVNRAIAHPHSQALLQYVCGLGPRKGTHLLKILKQNNTRLENRTQLVTMCHMGPKVFINCAGFIKIDTASLGDSTDSYIEVLDGSRVHPETYEWARKMAVDALEYDESAEDANPAGALEEILENPERLKDLDLDAFAEELERQGYGDKHITLYDIRAELSCRYKDLRTPYRSPNTEEVFNMLTKETPETFYIGKMIICNVTGIAHRRPQGESYDQAIRNDETGLWQCPFCQQDNFPELSEVWNHFDSGSCPGQAIGVKTRLDNGVAGFIPTKFLSDKVVKRPEERVKVGMTVHCRIMKIDIEKFSADLTCRTSDLMDKNNEWKLPKDTYYDFDSEAADHKQEEDMKRKQQRTTYIKRVIAHPSFHNISFKQAEKMMETMDQGDVIIRPSSKGENHLTVTWKVNDGIYQHVDVREEGKENAFSLGSMLWINTEEFEDLDEIVARYVQPMASFARDLLNHKYYQDCNGGDKKKLEELLIKTKKEKPTFIPYFISACKDLPGKFLLGYQPRGKPRIEYVTVTPEGFRYRGQVFPTVNGLFRWFKDHYQDPVPGITPSSSSRTRTPASINATPANINLADLTRAVNALPQNMTSQMFSAIAAVTGQGQNPNATPAQWGSSQYGYGGSGGGSSAYHVFTTPAQQPVATPLMTPSYSYTTPSQPITTPQYQLQANTTPQSTQSQAQSQPSSSSRQRQQPKTNSHAAIDWGKMAEQWLQEKEAERRKQKQRLTPRPSPSPMIESTPMSIAGDATPLLDEMDR